Genomic window (Leisingera methylohalidivorans DSM 14336):
AGAACCGGGGCGCCGCCATAATTATGCAGCACTGTCCGCTCTGCCAGGGACGCAATTCCGAGACCCGCCCGCGAGGTTCCGGATTTAAAGAAAAGGCGGGCAATCCGCCCGCTGGGCGCACGCAGTTCCACGGCGTCCAGCAGGTTATTTCCTGCCAGGGACAACGCACTGAATTCGCGTTCAAGGATCTTGCCGTCGCAATTCCCGGGATCTGAACTGGGCATACTGCTGCATCACGTTATGGCGTTTTGGCTCCAGATGCGAAGCACAGGGAACGGGGCCGGTTATAGCCGGCCGGGCGACCTGCCGGAACCGGGAAACGCCGCCAGCACCGGCCAAAGGCTCGGGCAGCTGATATTCCCGCAACAGACCGGCGCGCGTAAACCGTTGACGCGCAGGCGCATCAGCAACATGACAAATTTTCAGGTAAAAGTTGGTGCGGTCGAGAAGACTCGAACTTCCACTCCGGTTAAGGAACAGCGACCTCAACGCTGCGCGTCTACCAATTCCGCCACGACCGCACTGTCTTAGGCTTGGTGTCGAGGCGTATAGACCAGCCCGGATGCGATGTGAAGCTGAAAATCATCTTTTTTGAACAGAATGTGCGCCCCCGCCGGCCACCCCGCTTAAGCGCCGGAAAACAGCCGGGTATCCGGCAGTCTCCAGCTTCGAAAGGCTCCCTCGAGGCAGCCTCAGTTGCCTTGGGTTGCCAACTGGCGCCGCAGCACCATTTCGCCCGACATCTGGTCGTAATAGGCCGGGAACTGATCGTGGTTCACGGTGGCTGCCAGATCCTGAACATCCCGGCGCACCTGCTTGGCCAGCTGGTGCAGCGTCATGCCCGGCTGGTTCAGGCGCGTCAGCAGCGCGCGGGTGAACACCGAATTCGGATTGGCGTCATTGTCCGACAGCCGGTCCAGCGCAGTTTGGCCTGTGCCGGCGGAATACAGGATAAAGGCGCCCTCCGGCGGCTCCATCCGCACCAGGCCGCGGGTGCCGCCAACCGACCGCTGGCCGTCCTTGGGGAAGGGATTGTTGCGGCATGCGTCCAGGATCATGATGGTTGAGCGCGCGCCCTTGCGCTGGAAAGTTCCAAGCACCCGGTCGGCGGCAATGCTTTCCCCGGTCAGGAAGCTTTCATCGCCGAAATTCACCATCGGCACATCGGAGGGCAGCAGATAATTGCGCCCGTCGACCTCAACCCCGTGGCCGGCGAAATAGAACAGGACTTCATCCCCCGGCTTGATCTGGTTGGCAAAGGTCGAGACCGCGCTGTTGATGTCGCGGCGCCCCGCGTCATAGAGCGTGGTCACCTCAAAGCCGAGCGCCCCGAGCGTATTGCTGACCGCCAGGGCATCGTTGCGCGCCTTTTGCAAGGCGGCGAGGTTCTGGTAGCCGTCGACACCGATCACCAATGCGCGGCGGATGATCAGCGGTGCGGCGATATCATTTTGCTGCAACAGGACCGGTGTTGCCGCGGTGCCGCTGCCTTGAACAACTGCGCTGTTCTGGATCGGCGCCTGTCCCTGCGCGGCCGCCATCACCTGCCCCTGCTGCACGAACTGGCTCTGTTGCTGCAGCTGGTCTTGAGGCACAAATTGGCCCGGCACCTGCGATTGCGGCACAAATTGCCCTTGCTGGCCCTGCAACTGGGGCTGCTGCGGAATGCCGTATGCCTGGGTGGTGGCCGCAAACCCCATCTGCTGCTGGCCGTATTGCTGCTGTGCACTCTGGCCGTATTGCTGCGGCACGCCATAGGTGCCGGTGCTGTTCCCGGCCATGACGGCCTGAGGCAACCCATAGGGCTGCTGCGGCTGAGGCTGCGGCGCCAGCCGCTCGGCCAGGTAAATCTTCAGCAGCCCGCGCGGCCCGTCGGGATGTGCCATCGCCTGCTGGCTGGCGAGATAGCCGCTGGCTTGCGCCCGCTGGAAGGAACTGATCAGCAGGTCTTTCTCGAAATCGTTCAGCTGCCCTGTGACAGGATAGCCCAGGTAAGCCTGATAGGCGGAAACCGCCTCGCGCGTTTTCCGGCCCAGCTGCCCGTCGACCGCGCCCGCAGGGAAGCTGAAGTAGTTCAGAGATTCCTGAATCTGGCGGCCTTCCTGAGTGGACGGCAGCCGCGAACGCCGGGGCGCCTTGCTGCCCGAGCGCCGCTGGTTCTTGGACAGGGCGCCGCCGATGATGCCGCCGATGATGGCACCGGCAGCAAAGTCGCCCGCATCGGCAGAAACACGTTCTGCCGGCGTCAGAGCCAGCGCAGAACAGATAATGAATGTGGAAAGCAGCTTGAACCGCATAAACACCCCCTAAGACAATGCACTTTTTAATTGCACAGGTTGCATTCAAAGCCGCGGGGTGTCAAAGGCCGAAATCCAGCATTTAGAGTAAAAACCCGGCCACAGAAGGCAGAAAGCCGCGGGGGTCCGGGCGCACCTGAATTCAGCGCAAAAAATGACCGGCAGTTCTGCCGGCCATTTAAAGTATACAGCTGAAAAGATCAGCGATCAGTCAGAGGAGAACGACGGCAGTGCCGCAGCGCCGGAGGCCTGCACCGGCTGGATCCGGCCGCCTGCCAGCTTGGCCGAGGCTGTCTTGATCAGCTCTGCCCGCTCGGGCTGTCCAGGGGCAAAGACAGGTGCCGCGCCGCCCTCCAGCGAGATCACGGCCATGCCGTACCAGTCCTGCGCCCTTTCTGCCGTGACCGGCGCGCCAAAGCCCAACGCCAGATGGTGGCCGATCAGCTCGGCATAGGGGCGCTGGCCGGCACCGGTCAGAATCAGCGCGGCACCCAGCGCCACGTCCATGTCATCACGGCGATAACCGGAGAACAGACAAATCCCGGCGGTATTAGCCAGCTGTTCCAGCGACATGCCGGACTGCAGCACGAACTTCTGCACATCACCCATCACTTCGCCGCTACCCGCAGTTCCAAGTTTGGCCAGGAAGGGCTGCACAGCCGGGCCGAACGCATCGCACTGGCTGTCGATCTGCGCTTGCGAAACACCCTGAACCTTACCGGCTCGGGTCTCGCCCGCGTTGATGGCATAGGTGCGGGCGAGGCAGAACTGCTCGCCCAGCGCCAGTTCCGGATCAGTCATGCTTGCTGCTGTCATAAAGCCGCCGTTGGAGCTGGTCAGCAGGCTTACCTTGCTGCAATAACTGGTAAGCGAGGCACTTGGCGCCGGCTGATCAAACAGGGTGATGCCGCCCAGCGAGGCGCTTTCCCGGCCGGCAAAGGCTGCTACCGTGCTGCGGTTCTGCTGTGCGGCCTGTACCGGGGCATCGGCGCCCGTATCCGCCATGCGGCAGGTGCCCTGATGGCAGGCAAAGCTGGCGGGTGTCACGCCGCGCGCCAGGAAGTCATTGCGCTGATAGCCCTGCGGCGTGGAGGCAAAGACCATCACCGAGCAATTCGACGCGCCGCACCAGAAGGAACTGCCGGAGACCGACGTATCGAGCACATAGTCGTTGCGGCCATCGCCGTTCAGATCCGCCAGCTGCATGAAGCCGGTGCGCTGCAGCAGCTGCTCTCCGGTCGGTTCCGAGCTGGCGGCGATCTCATCCACCGCCTGGCTGACTTCGGACGGCAACCCGCCGTAGCCGCCGTAACTGCTTCCTGCGGTTCTGATGCCGGCGGCCTCATCCCGCCAGGCATGCAGCAATCCGCGCACCCCGTTGGGGCCTTGCATCGCTTTGATAACCGGCGGGCCGCCGATTTGCGCACGGCTGTAGGAACTGACCAGGAAATTGCGTTCATACGGGGCCAGATAGCCCGTGGCCGGATAGCCCATGTGGACCTGATACTGGGAAATGGCGGCGCGGGACCGCCTGCCCAGCACCCCATCCGCCGTGCCGGAGTGGAAGCCGAAATAATTCAGTGCCACCTGGGTTTCGCGGTTCTGCGACCGGGTGGCGGAACTTGCCGGAGCGCGGCGGTAGGTGGTGGCACGGCGCTGGCGTTGTTTATTTCTGTGAACTTCATTGACGATAACCCCGCCAATCACCCCTCCGACAATTGCGGCGCCCAAATCGCTCGCAGTCGCAGGGCTGGTGACCGATGTCGCCAGAAACGCGGCGGTCAATGCCGGCTTAAGCGGCTTGGAAAGCATGATACTCGCCCCCTATGGATACTAACAATGGAATCAGGATACTCCACAGTCAGGGCTGCCACCTAAGGATTTTACGATCACTTTACCGACGGGGCCGAAGGGATGACGGAAAAGGACAGCAAGAGCCATGGTTGAATGGATCGCATCGGACGGCCTTGTTGAATATGATCAAGCAGTTGCCTTCATGGAAGCGCGCGCGGCGGCGATCGCCGAGGGCACTGCGGCAGAATGCATCTGGCTGGTCGAACATCCGCCGCTTTACACCGCCGGCACCTCGGCCAAGCGCGAAGACCTGACTGACCCGGACCGTTTCCCGGTCTATGACAGCAAACGCGGCGGCCAATATACTTATCACGGGCCGGGCCAGCGGGTGGTTTATGTGATGCTGAACGTGGGCCAGCGCGGCCACGACGTGCGCCGGTTCGTGCAGCAGCTGGAAAGCTGGGTAATCGCCGCGTTGGATGAGTTCAACATCAAGGGTCATATCCGCGACGGCCGTGTCGGCGTCTGGGTCGAACGCCCGGACAAGCCGCAGACCGCAACCGGCGGCATGGCCGAGGACAAGATCGCCGCCATCGGCATCCGCCTGCGCAAATGGGTCAGCTTCCACGGCATCTCGATCAATGTGGAGCCGGAGCTGGAGCATTTCACCGGCATCGTGCCCTGCGGCATTACCGAATACGGGGTGACAAGCCTGGTAGATCTGGGTTTGCCGGTCACCATGGCGGATGTAGACGTTGCCCTGAAGCGCAGCTTTGAGCACGTGTTTGACGGCTAAGCCTTGCCTTGTGCCGCCGAAGCGCAGTCCTGCAGCGCCGTCAGCACCAGTTCCGGAAAGGTGTAAAACAGCAGCGCACCCGCCTCCTGGCTGACGCAAAGCTGAGCATTCTGCTGACCGCCGAAGGTATCACGGATATCGGACAGCGGCGCGACGCGGTCCTCGCCGCCATGCACAAAAACTGCCCGCGTGTGCCGTGTCAGCGCTATCTTCCGGCTCCCCTGCCGCATCATCTGCACATCCGCCAGGAATCCGGCGCCGCCCTGCTGCCGGAACAGCAGCTGGCTTTGCTTCAGCAGCGGCAGCAGGTCCATCTGGTCCAGTATCGCCCTTTCACGGCTGTTGCGCGCAGTCTGAACCTTCAGCAGCGCCTTGTGCCCGTACCAGTGCAGGGCCCCTGACCAGGCTTTCATCAACCCGGGCAGCATCCAGCGGGCACGAGCGGCGGAAAAGGCAACCAGCCAGGCATAGCCGCTGAGCCCGGAAAACTGCTGCGGCGTGGCAATCGAACAATTTGAGGCCACCGCCACCAGCCCGGCGATCCGGCTGTGCAGCCGGTTGGCCGCCGCGCAGCCGTACAATGCGCCGCCCCGGTGGCTGAGCAATACCGGCCGTTGCAGGTTTTTGCGTGTGATCAGCGCATCCAGCTGCTGAACAAAGGCATCCGCCGGATCCTGCCCGCGCGGCAGCGGCACCGAGCCGCCGTAGCCCGCGCGCATCGGCGCATAGACCCGGAACCCCAGGGTTCTGAGCTGCGGCTGCAGACGCTGCAGCGGCGCGATCCCGTCCAGCACCCCGTGCACATAGATCACCGGCTGTCCGGTTTCCGCGCCAAACCGGAAAAACTGGCTGCGCCGCCCGCTTTTGTCCTCAACCTCCTCCGATGGCGGCAGCAGCGCGCCCCGCGCAATTTTTAAATCCCGCATATGCTCGTTGAACAGGAAGCCGGCCAGCCGGATCAGCTCAGCCGTTCCCGGCGCTCCGGCCCTGGCTGCAATCTGTTCCAACTCTGCCGCCGCCTGGCCGCCGGTGCCGTTCATCACTGCCTTCAGCGGGTCGATTTCGGACCTCTGCAGTCCGAAAGCCGCGGCCACGGGTCCTGCGGCCTCTTCGCTCCATTCGCAGTCCAGCCGTTCTGCCATAACGGCCGCGAAAGGTCTGCCTGCCCCACCCAGCCAAACAGGGCGGCAGAGAAACCGCTCCCCCGGGCGGCGGGTATCGAGAAGCAGAACCTCCTGCCAGGAAAACTCCCCCCCGCGCACCTGATCCAGAAAAATACGCCACCGGTCTGCAGCGCCCCCTGTCAGCCCCATGGCCGCGGGAAGATCTCCGCCGTTGGCAAGCTGCCAGGCGGCAGGCTGCGACGCATTCAGCAGGCGCCCCCCGGATCCGGCGCCGGCCAGCAGCCAGAACCGGCTGCAATCTCCTGCGCATTCACCGGGACCCGGCCGCCCTGCACGCTCCCACTGCTGTTCCTGGATCAGCATTGCGCGCGAGAAATGCGCCCTGAGCGACGGCACGGCCCTGGGCCGCCCAAACACCCCCCATCGGTCAAGGCCGCCCCCGCCCCCCGGCCCGGCCGGCGGACCAGCAGAAAACCGGTCGAACTGCTCCGGCCGGATTATCGTTTCGTAAATGGCAGCAACAACCTGGTCCTGCGACAAGGCCTGCGCACGGTACAAGAGCGTCACGCCGCTCCCTCCAATAATGCTTTCCGCGTCAATGCGGCGGCACGCCTTGCAAGCATACGTTCAGGCGCGGGCGCGTTTGCCCGCTTGCTTCAGGCAGTCAGCCTGTCAACTGAAAATTACCGGCTGATGCCGCCCTAAACCGGGCTGGCATACCGTGCCGGACCACCCAATTCTTGAGTTCCCATACGCTTGGGCGCGGGCGCCCTCATCGATCCACAACCAATTTGCGAACCAGCTATGATCAAATTCAACTAAAGATCAACATTAATTTTAAATACACGAATCCGCATTGAAACCGCCGGCCTTGTTCAGGCGGCAGTTTCAATACAGCAAAGCCCCGCCTGGAAGGCCGGCCTCAGCCTGCGGCGAGTGCAGCGCGGATCTGTTCTGCCTGCGCTTGGATCAGCGCCTGATCCCCCATCGTTCCCGGCGGGCGCAGCCGGTCGCCTTCCTTGCGCGGCAGCACATGCATATGCAGGTGAAAGACTTCCTGCCCGCCCGCGGCCTCGTTGAACTGCTGCACGGTCACCCCGTCCGCGCCAAAAGCCCTGATCACCGCATGCGAGAGTTTCTGCACCGTCTGCATCACCGCTGCCATCTGCGCGGGGCTGGCGTCCAGCAGGTTGCGGCACGGGGATTTC
Coding sequences:
- a CDS encoding caspase family protein, whose product is MRFKLLSTFIICSALALTPAERVSADAGDFAAGAIIGGIIGGALSKNQRRSGSKAPRRSRLPSTQEGRQIQESLNYFSFPAGAVDGQLGRKTREAVSAYQAYLGYPVTGQLNDFEKDLLISSFQRAQASGYLASQQAMAHPDGPRGLLKIYLAERLAPQPQPQQPYGLPQAVMAGNSTGTYGVPQQYGQSAQQQYGQQQMGFAATTQAYGIPQQPQLQGQQGQFVPQSQVPGQFVPQDQLQQQSQFVQQGQVMAAAQGQAPIQNSAVVQGSGTAATPVLLQQNDIAAPLIIRRALVIGVDGYQNLAALQKARNDALAVSNTLGALGFEVTTLYDAGRRDINSAVSTFANQIKPGDEVLFYFAGHGVEVDGRNYLLPSDVPMVNFGDESFLTGESIAADRVLGTFQRKGARSTIMILDACRNNPFPKDGQRSVGGTRGLVRMEPPEGAFILYSAGTGQTALDRLSDNDANPNSVFTRALLTRLNQPGMTLHQLAKQVRRDVQDLAATVNHDQFPAYYDQMSGEMVLRRQLATQGN
- a CDS encoding peptidoglycan-binding domain-containing protein — protein: MLSKPLKPALTAAFLATSVTSPATASDLGAAIVGGVIGGVIVNEVHRNKQRQRRATTYRRAPASSATRSQNRETQVALNYFGFHSGTADGVLGRRSRAAISQYQVHMGYPATGYLAPYERNFLVSSYSRAQIGGPPVIKAMQGPNGVRGLLHAWRDEAAGIRTAGSSYGGYGGLPSEVSQAVDEIAASSEPTGEQLLQRTGFMQLADLNGDGRNDYVLDTSVSGSSFWCGASNCSVMVFASTPQGYQRNDFLARGVTPASFACHQGTCRMADTGADAPVQAAQQNRSTVAAFAGRESASLGGITLFDQPAPSASLTSYCSKVSLLTSSNGGFMTAASMTDPELALGEQFCLARTYAINAGETRAGKVQGVSQAQIDSQCDAFGPAVQPFLAKLGTAGSGEVMGDVQKFVLQSGMSLEQLANTAGICLFSGYRRDDMDVALGAALILTGAGQRPYAELIGHHLALGFGAPVTAERAQDWYGMAVISLEGGAAPVFAPGQPERAELIKTASAKLAGGRIQPVQASGAAALPSFSSD
- the lipB gene encoding lipoyl(octanoyl) transferase LipB; the encoded protein is MVEWIASDGLVEYDQAVAFMEARAAAIAEGTAAECIWLVEHPPLYTAGTSAKREDLTDPDRFPVYDSKRGGQYTYHGPGQRVVYVMLNVGQRGHDVRRFVQQLESWVIAALDEFNIKGHIRDGRVGVWVERPDKPQTATGGMAEDKIAAIGIRLRKWVSFHGISINVEPELEHFTGIVPCGITEYGVTSLVDLGLPVTMADVDVALKRSFEHVFDG
- a CDS encoding alpha/beta hydrolase produces the protein MAERLDCEWSEEAAGPVAAAFGLQRSEIDPLKAVMNGTGGQAAAELEQIAARAGAPGTAELIRLAGFLFNEHMRDLKIARGALLPPSEEVEDKSGRRSQFFRFGAETGQPVIYVHGVLDGIAPLQRLQPQLRTLGFRVYAPMRAGYGGSVPLPRGQDPADAFVQQLDALITRKNLQRPVLLSHRGGALYGCAAANRLHSRIAGLVAVASNCSIATPQQFSGLSGYAWLVAFSAARARWMLPGLMKAWSGALHWYGHKALLKVQTARNSRERAILDQMDLLPLLKQSQLLFRQQGGAGFLADVQMMRQGSRKIALTRHTRAVFVHGGEDRVAPLSDIRDTFGGQQNAQLCVSQEAGALLFYTFPELVLTALQDCASAAQGKA
- a CDS encoding HIT family protein, with translation MPAYDPDNIFAKLLRGEIPSARVYEDDDTLAFMDIMPRADGHLLVIPKSPCRNLLDASPAQMAAVMQTVQKLSHAVIRAFGADGVTVQQFNEAAGGQEVFHLHMHVLPRKEGDRLRPPGTMGDQALIQAQAEQIRAALAAG